The following proteins are co-located in the Nonlabens ponticola genome:
- a CDS encoding outer membrane beta-barrel protein: MFKYLLLTTGLLMTFFTTAQVRNETAYGFRLGANYSDLDTDLLDDPDNRIGASVYFFAEIPLGKTFSLIPEIGFDALGVKEDRLILENGNPVDLKVNWASGGLLGQINITDFFYVNAGAKYALNVSENDDGDYYDSDIWATGGIGFRFLDGFSIDARYGYGLTNVFEGSLENQGFNAENRFYQIGISYRL; this comes from the coding sequence ATGTTCAAATATCTACTTCTCACCACTGGATTATTGATGACGTTTTTTACAACGGCGCAGGTGCGTAATGAGACCGCTTATGGTTTTCGTCTAGGAGCCAATTATTCTGATCTTGATACAGATCTTCTTGACGATCCAGATAATAGGATAGGCGCATCGGTCTATTTCTTTGCAGAAATACCGCTAGGTAAAACCTTTTCTCTAATACCAGAGATAGGTTTTGATGCCCTAGGTGTAAAAGAGGATCGCCTCATACTAGAAAATGGCAACCCAGTGGATCTCAAAGTAAATTGGGCTAGTGGTGGATTATTGGGTCAGATTAATATTACTGATTTCTTTTATGTAAATGCTGGAGCAAAATATGCGCTCAACGTTTCAGAAAATGATGATGGTGATTACTATGACAGCGATATATGGGCGACTGGTGGTATAGGATTCAGGTTTCTTGATGGATTTAGTATTGACGCTAGATACGGTTACGGACTTACTAATGTTTTTGAAGGTAGCCTAGAAAATCAAGGTTTCAACGCAGAAAATAGATTTTACCAAATAGGAATATCCTATAGATTGTAA
- a CDS encoding Ppx/GppA phosphatase family protein, translating to MGFLTEKYAAIDIGSNAIRLLVATVNQFDDQPPVFKKTSLVRVPIRLGQDVFTDGKISDRNKSRMLDTMQAYSRLMSVHNVLEYKAYATSAMRDASNGPDISKVIKKNCGIDIEIIDGSHEAAIIAMTDLHNMIDVNKVYLYVDVGGGSTEFTLYADGKSIVSRSFKIGTVRLLNDMVKSHLWQEAEQWIKEVCKPYNKIELIGSGGNINNIFKNSGKSVGSPLSYFYLSSYYEKLQSYTYEERIYHLALNQDRADVIIPACRIYLRAMKWSEAKNIHVPKIGLADGIIKSIYNQKYDKSQ from the coding sequence ATGGGATTTTTGACTGAAAAATACGCAGCGATTGATATAGGATCTAATGCGATCAGACTACTAGTTGCGACGGTTAATCAATTTGATGATCAACCACCTGTATTTAAAAAGACCAGTCTGGTACGTGTGCCAATTAGATTAGGTCAAGATGTTTTTACCGATGGTAAGATTTCAGATCGTAATAAGTCACGCATGTTAGACACCATGCAGGCGTACAGTAGATTGATGTCTGTACACAACGTCCTTGAATATAAGGCTTATGCTACTAGTGCCATGCGGGATGCGAGTAATGGGCCTGACATAAGCAAAGTCATAAAGAAGAACTGCGGTATCGATATTGAGATCATCGATGGTTCTCACGAGGCTGCAATTATTGCAATGACTGACTTGCACAATATGATTGATGTCAACAAAGTATACCTATATGTTGACGTAGGTGGTGGTAGTACAGAATTTACCTTATACGCAGACGGTAAATCGATCGTTTCCAGATCCTTTAAGATAGGTACCGTGAGATTGCTCAATGACATGGTAAAGAGCCATTTATGGCAAGAAGCTGAGCAATGGATCAAAGAGGTCTGTAAGCCGTACAATAAAATTGAACTAATAGGTTCTGGCGGAAATATCAATAACATCTTCAAGAATAGCGGTAAGTCAGTAGGTAGTCCATTATCTTATTTCTATTTGAGTTCCTATTATGAGAAATTACAGAGTTATACTTATGAAGAACGTATTTATCATCTAGCGCTTAATCAAGATAGGGCAGATGTAATTATTCCAGCGTGTCGTATTTATCTGCGAGCTATGAAGTGGAGTGAGGCCAAAAACATTCATGTTCCTAAAATAGGTCTAGCAGATGGTATTATTAAGTCTATATACAATCAGAAATATGATAAGTCGCAGTAA
- the ppk1 gene encoding polyphosphate kinase 1 codes for MTPQYYNRELSWLRFNARVLQEANDPSVPLIERLRFLGIFSNNLDEFFKVRYATIQRIYRAGKNATKSLGGISAGDLLNEINKMVIEDQTLSFQILNELEEELRKENIIILDETEVLKEHEPYIRNYFNEKISPALGVIMINKDADLPPLRDGMGYLAVRMEFENSEPKLALIEKPRHLNRFVTLPDINDGKQYVMLIDDLIRHRMHYLFSIFDYTSIEAHMIKVTLDAELDIDLDLKKSLLEKIRDSVYDRKDGDPVRFVYDRTIHEDTINLIMSKLDIDDTDSIIPSGRYHNRRDYLKFPSLGRTDLLYEKQTPLPIKNVDIKGSLLKKIAHKDILQYAPYHTFANTTKFLREAALDPQVEEIKITIYRLAEVSQIAGSLINAARNNKRVTVSIELQARFDEQANINYAELMQEEGIAMIFGVPGLKVHCKACVVTRREGKKLARYGFISTGNFNESTAGIYTDYTLFTCNKKILKEVEKVFQFFEVNYKQHNYKHLMVSPHNLRAGITQAVNREIAFAKAGKKAHIRLKLNSFSDFQMIDLFYKASNAGVKIELIVRGICCLVPGVKGMSENITAISVVDRYLEHPRVYYFHNDGDTKLYISSADFMPRNLDSRVEIACPIYDKDIKNEILETMDICWNDNVKARVIDQDQSNAYVQNKKEAVRSQYATYEYYKNQLD; via the coding sequence ATGACACCACAATATTATAATAGAGAGTTGAGCTGGTTGCGTTTCAATGCGCGTGTTTTACAGGAAGCAAACGATCCTAGTGTTCCATTGATTGAACGATTGCGATTTCTAGGGATTTTCTCTAATAATCTAGATGAGTTTTTCAAGGTGCGATATGCGACCATACAGCGTATCTATCGTGCGGGAAAAAATGCAACCAAATCCCTAGGCGGTATAAGCGCTGGCGATCTATTAAATGAAATCAATAAGATGGTTATTGAGGATCAAACCTTAAGTTTCCAAATTCTTAATGAGCTAGAAGAAGAGCTGCGCAAAGAAAATATTATTATCCTCGATGAGACTGAAGTTCTCAAAGAACACGAGCCATACATTAGAAATTACTTTAACGAGAAAATCAGTCCAGCATTAGGAGTGATTATGATAAATAAGGATGCTGACTTGCCACCCTTGCGTGATGGAATGGGATATCTGGCAGTGCGTATGGAATTTGAAAATTCTGAACCAAAACTAGCATTGATTGAAAAGCCTAGACACCTTAATAGGTTTGTAACATTACCAGACATCAATGATGGTAAGCAGTACGTGATGCTCATTGACGATTTGATACGTCATAGAATGCATTACCTATTCAGCATTTTTGATTACACGAGTATTGAGGCGCACATGATTAAGGTTACCCTAGATGCTGAACTTGATATTGATCTTGATTTAAAAAAGAGCTTGCTGGAAAAAATTCGAGACAGCGTTTATGATAGAAAAGATGGAGATCCAGTAAGATTTGTTTATGACAGGACTATTCATGAGGATACCATCAACCTGATCATGTCAAAATTAGATATTGATGATACCGATTCCATAATTCCTAGCGGTCGTTATCACAATAGGCGTGATTACTTGAAATTTCCTAGTTTGGGACGCACCGACTTGCTTTATGAAAAGCAAACGCCATTACCTATAAAGAATGTAGATATTAAAGGGTCATTGCTCAAGAAGATCGCTCACAAGGACATCTTGCAGTACGCACCATATCACACCTTTGCCAATACCACAAAATTCTTGCGAGAAGCTGCTCTAGATCCTCAGGTGGAAGAAATAAAGATCACCATCTATAGATTGGCTGAGGTTTCTCAGATTGCTGGGTCATTGATAAATGCTGCCCGTAATAACAAACGAGTTACGGTATCCATAGAGCTGCAAGCTCGATTTGATGAGCAGGCAAATATCAATTATGCAGAGCTAATGCAGGAAGAAGGTATTGCCATGATATTTGGTGTGCCTGGATTGAAAGTACATTGTAAGGCATGTGTCGTCACGAGAAGAGAAGGTAAGAAGCTTGCTCGCTATGGTTTTATTTCGACAGGAAATTTCAACGAGTCAACAGCAGGAATTTACACAGATTACACCTTATTCACCTGCAATAAAAAGATTCTTAAGGAAGTTGAGAAGGTATTTCAATTTTTTGAAGTGAATTATAAGCAGCACAATTATAAGCACTTGATGGTAAGCCCACATAATTTAAGGGCTGGAATAACGCAAGCTGTCAATCGTGAGATAGCTTTCGCGAAAGCAGGAAAAAAAGCACATATACGTTTAAAACTCAATTCGTTTTCAGACTTTCAAATGATCGATCTGTTCTACAAAGCCTCTAATGCAGGTGTAAAAATCGAGCTTATTGTTAGAGGAATATGTTGTCTAGTTCCTGGTGTCAAAGGTATGAGCGAAAACATCACAGCAATAAGTGTAGTTGATCGTTACCTAGAACATCCTAGAGTTTATTATTTCCACAATGATGGAGATACCAAACTCTATATTTCAAGTGCCGATTTCATGCCTAGAAACCTAGACAGTCGTGTAGAAATAGCATGTCCTATATATGATAAGGACATCAAGAATGAAATACTTGAGACGATGGATATATGCTGGAACGACAACGTTAAAGCGCGAGTCATTGATCAGGACCAAAGCAATGCATATGTCCAAAATAAAAAAGAGGCAGTTCGATCTCAATATGCCACTTATGAGTATTATAAAAATCAATTAGATTAA
- a CDS encoding SixA phosphatase family protein: protein MKKLILIRHGKSSWDLNVRDYDRVLQQRGVEDGHLIGKALLKTSLKPDLIMSSPAARALQTATIVTEYLDYNLSSLKLNRSLYTFDSNELAVAIKEVTNEVDTLLVFSHNHGLTEFANQYGSTRFDNVPTTGVVVIDFDIPKWSDLTSGTTAFHLFPKQIR, encoded by the coding sequence ATGAAGAAGTTGATCCTCATACGTCATGGCAAGTCTTCTTGGGATCTTAATGTGCGTGATTACGATCGTGTCCTACAACAGCGCGGCGTTGAAGATGGTCATTTAATAGGTAAGGCTTTATTGAAAACAAGCCTCAAGCCAGACTTGATCATGAGTAGTCCAGCTGCACGAGCACTGCAAACAGCAACCATCGTTACTGAGTATCTAGATTATAATCTAAGTTCTTTAAAATTAAACAGGAGCCTTTACACATTTGATAGCAATGAACTAGCAGTTGCTATTAAAGAAGTGACTAATGAGGTTGACACGCTTCTCGTTTTTTCTCATAATCATGGCTTGACTGAGTTTGCCAATCAGTATGGTTCTACCAGATTTGATAATGTACCTACCACAGGAGTGGTAGTCATTGATTTTGATATCCCAAAATGGAGTGACCTGACATCAGGCACAACGGCTTTTCATTTATTCCCCAAACAAATACGATGA
- the pdxH gene encoding pyridoxamine 5'-phosphate oxidase yields MEKQLNELRKSYEKSALLESSLPGKPYELFERWFEETRSNDQIEEANAMGIVTIGDDGFPKSRIVLLKEKQEDSFVFYTNYTSEKAQAIDANSHVAIHFFWPALERQIIIKAMAAKVPDEQSINYFNSRPRGSQLGAWTSHQSSVISSREELETLEQFYTKKFEGTDVPRPDFWGGYECKAVSYEFWQGRPNRLHDRFLFEKVDNQWQAKRLAP; encoded by the coding sequence ATGGAGAAACAATTGAATGAATTGCGCAAATCCTATGAAAAAAGCGCGCTTCTAGAAAGTAGTTTACCCGGTAAGCCATATGAATTGTTCGAGCGATGGTTTGAAGAAACTCGTTCTAATGATCAGATAGAAGAAGCAAATGCCATGGGTATAGTAACGATAGGCGACGATGGTTTTCCTAAATCACGAATTGTCCTGCTTAAAGAAAAACAAGAAGACAGTTTTGTTTTTTACACAAATTACACCTCTGAAAAGGCACAAGCGATTGATGCAAACTCTCATGTGGCTATCCATTTTTTCTGGCCCGCATTAGAGAGACAGATTATTATAAAAGCCATGGCAGCCAAGGTTCCAGATGAACAGTCCATTAATTACTTTAACTCGAGGCCACGAGGAAGTCAGCTAGGAGCATGGACAAGTCATCAAAGCTCTGTCATTAGCTCTCGGGAAGAATTAGAAACGCTTGAACAATTTTATACTAAAAAGTTTGAGGGAACTGATGTTCCACGACCAGATTTTTGGGGTGGATATGAATGTAAAGCTGTGAGTTATGAATTCTGGCAGGGTAGGCCCAATCGTTTGCATGATAGATTCTTGTTTGAAAAAGTTGATAATCAATGGCAAGCAAAAAGATTGGCACCATGA
- a CDS encoding HD family phosphohydrolase → MKLNNIKWYAQQDLIIKILLVMFSTAVTVYFFPKSDRFKYDYVEGEPWEYETLYAPYKFPILKSEQQLKEDRAEIIAQTPRHFYKEPFKYNTAFEGWQEAIRTSLPDSTYKKEVRPVIKNLERSLKQVYERGYLEDTQDLEGISPIVLKNEDNSTQLAYDDLIIPEELQEIIRQDLLSISNIALQDRLRKRLLLVLKPNVFFDQQLTDLNIQSELDKILPTQGLVAQNARIIAQGEIVEGRKLRILETLNSSYESQTWTESQYNWKLTGYLVLVGMAYTMLLLFVYKYRPAVYATNKKLAFIYFNLCLFAVLTSVVLKLNIDYIYIVPVCMLPLILKAFFDARLGLFSHVIIIFILSFVVPSSGEYLFLQMMAGIVTILSGKEIYKRANLFVTVSQIVGVYFVSYFAFYAIYQGGVSGWEWDRVLYFVLCGLAMLFVWPLIYVFEKMFNMVSDVSLLELSDTNSKLLKELSNNAPGTFHHSLNVANIAETAANEIGANAMLVRVGALYHDIGKMRNPTYFTENQGSGINPHDDLDPEESAEIIIDHVINGIEIAKKYKLPDRIIDFIRTHHGDNTVYYFLKKAQNINPDIDTADYQYPGPRPFSPETAILMISDSVEAASKSLKTPTSAAIDKLVDSIIDSQIAAGQFLNADITFKQIELLKAVIKKKLAGMYHLRIEYPE, encoded by the coding sequence ATGAAGTTGAATAATATCAAATGGTACGCCCAGCAGGATTTAATCATCAAGATTTTGCTGGTCATGTTTTCTACTGCGGTAACAGTTTACTTTTTTCCAAAAAGTGATCGTTTCAAATATGATTATGTAGAAGGTGAGCCATGGGAATATGAGACACTTTATGCACCCTACAAATTCCCTATACTCAAGAGTGAGCAACAATTAAAAGAAGATAGGGCCGAGATAATTGCACAAACGCCACGACATTTTTACAAGGAACCTTTTAAATATAATACAGCTTTTGAAGGATGGCAGGAAGCGATAAGAACAAGTCTTCCTGATAGTACATATAAAAAGGAAGTGAGACCAGTCATCAAGAATCTTGAGAGATCCTTAAAGCAGGTATACGAGCGTGGTTATCTTGAGGATACTCAGGATCTTGAAGGGATTAGTCCGATTGTACTCAAGAATGAGGATAATTCCACGCAGCTGGCCTATGATGATCTCATAATTCCTGAGGAATTACAAGAAATCATACGTCAAGATTTACTGTCTATCTCAAACATTGCACTACAAGATAGATTGAGAAAACGGTTACTGCTGGTACTTAAACCCAATGTGTTTTTTGATCAACAGCTTACGGACTTAAACATTCAAAGCGAGCTTGATAAGATCTTGCCCACTCAAGGACTGGTTGCTCAAAATGCTAGGATTATCGCTCAAGGCGAAATTGTGGAAGGACGCAAATTGCGTATCCTAGAAACATTGAACAGTAGTTATGAGTCTCAAACATGGACAGAGTCTCAGTATAATTGGAAGCTTACCGGTTATCTGGTTCTTGTAGGTATGGCGTACACCATGTTATTACTATTTGTTTATAAATACAGACCAGCTGTGTACGCTACCAATAAGAAGCTGGCATTCATTTATTTTAACTTGTGCTTATTTGCTGTGTTGACATCAGTGGTTCTCAAGCTTAACATTGATTATATATATATCGTACCGGTTTGTATGTTGCCTTTGATTCTTAAAGCCTTTTTTGATGCGCGATTAGGATTGTTCAGCCATGTGATTATCATTTTTATCTTGAGTTTTGTGGTGCCCTCTAGTGGTGAATATTTGTTTTTACAAATGATGGCAGGTATCGTTACTATTTTATCGGGTAAAGAGATTTATAAACGAGCAAATCTGTTTGTAACGGTAAGCCAGATTGTGGGCGTTTACTTTGTGTCTTACTTTGCGTTTTACGCTATTTATCAAGGTGGTGTAAGCGGCTGGGAATGGGATAGAGTGCTTTATTTTGTCCTGTGTGGTCTGGCAATGCTATTTGTATGGCCATTGATTTATGTGTTTGAAAAAATGTTCAATATGGTTAGCGATGTAAGTTTGCTAGAGCTGTCTGATACTAATTCTAAATTGTTGAAAGAACTCTCAAATAATGCACCTGGAACATTTCATCACTCATTAAATGTGGCAAATATTGCAGAGACGGCTGCTAATGAAATAGGAGCAAATGCGATGTTAGTTAGGGTAGGAGCCTTATATCACGATATAGGTAAGATGAGAAATCCAACCTACTTTACCGAAAATCAAGGCAGTGGAATCAATCCGCACGATGATCTCGATCCTGAGGAAAGTGCAGAGATCATCATTGATCATGTCATTAATGGTATAGAAATCGCCAAAAAGTATAAGTTACCTGATCGTATCATTGATTTTATAAGAACACACCACGGCGACAACACGGTATATTATTTTCTTAAAAAGGCTCAAAATATCAACCCAGATATTGATACCGCAGACTATCAGTATCCAGGCCCACGACCATTCAGTCCTGAGACGGCAATTCTAATGATTTCAGATAGTGTCGAGGCCGCTTCCAAAAGTTTGAAAACGCCTACCAGTGCTGCTATTGATAAACTAGTCGATAGTATTATTGATAGCCAGATTGCAGCCGGACAATTTTTAAATGCAGATATTACTTTTAAACAAATTGAGTTGCTCAAGGCGGTGATAAAGAAAAAGCTCGCTGGGATGTATCATTTACGCATTGAATATCCAGAATAG
- a CDS encoding thiolase family protein, which translates to MKKVVIVSYARTPIGSFMGALSGVPATQLGSHAIKGALDKIDLDPSEVQEVLMGHVVQADTGQAPARQAALGAGIHKNVPCTTVNKVCASGMKTITMAAQAIAAGDCEVVVAGGMENMSLIPHYSYMRKGIKFGPATLTDGMQRDGLVDAYDKQAMGTCADLCATENGFSREDQDAFAIQSYERSRKAWESGKFNNEVIAVNVPQRRGDDLVVDTDEEFSNVRMEKIPALRPAFTKDGTVTAANASTINDGAAAVVLMSEEKAQELGLKPLARVIAYADAALEPERFTMAPSLAIPKALKKANLSLEDIDYFELNEAFAVVGLANMKALGINDSNVNVYGGAVSLGHPLGCSGTRIVNTLLSTLKNENGKYGVAGICNGGGGATAIVLEAL; encoded by the coding sequence ATGAAAAAAGTAGTAATTGTTTCATATGCTAGAACACCAATAGGCTCATTTATGGGCGCTCTATCAGGCGTTCCTGCGACTCAATTAGGTTCTCATGCGATTAAAGGAGCTCTAGATAAAATTGATCTTGATCCTAGTGAGGTTCAAGAGGTTCTCATGGGCCACGTGGTACAGGCTGATACAGGGCAAGCACCTGCAAGGCAAGCTGCACTAGGTGCAGGTATTCATAAGAATGTACCATGTACTACGGTTAATAAGGTGTGCGCAAGTGGGATGAAAACCATCACCATGGCAGCTCAAGCAATTGCAGCAGGCGATTGCGAGGTAGTCGTCGCAGGTGGTATGGAAAATATGAGCCTGATACCTCATTATTCTTATATGAGAAAAGGGATCAAATTTGGTCCAGCTACTTTGACTGATGGTATGCAACGCGATGGACTAGTCGATGCCTATGATAAACAAGCCATGGGAACTTGTGCCGACCTCTGCGCTACAGAAAATGGTTTTTCTCGAGAAGATCAAGATGCATTTGCCATCCAATCTTATGAGCGTTCTAGAAAAGCTTGGGAATCGGGCAAATTTAATAATGAAGTTATCGCTGTTAACGTTCCACAAAGACGTGGTGATGATCTCGTTGTTGATACTGATGAAGAATTTAGCAATGTAAGGATGGAGAAAATCCCAGCACTGCGACCAGCATTTACTAAAGACGGTACTGTTACCGCTGCCAATGCCAGTACCATTAATGATGGTGCGGCAGCCGTCGTTCTTATGAGTGAAGAAAAGGCTCAGGAATTAGGTCTTAAACCACTTGCAAGAGTGATAGCTTATGCAGATGCTGCTCTGGAACCAGAGCGTTTTACCATGGCTCCATCACTCGCAATACCCAAAGCTCTCAAAAAAGCAAATTTATCTCTGGAAGACATTGATTATTTTGAGCTCAATGAGGCTTTTGCCGTTGTAGGTCTTGCTAATATGAAAGCACTAGGTATTAATGATTCTAATGTCAACGTTTATGGTGGCGCCGTTTCACTAGGCCATCCACTAGGTTGTAGTGGTACCCGCATCGTCAATACGCTACTTAGCACTCTTAAAAATGAGAACGGCAAGTACGGTGTCGCGGGAATTTGTAATGGTGGCGGTGGCGCGACTGCAATAGTTCTTGAAGCCTTATAA
- a CDS encoding C40 family peptidase — translation MKYGICPISLAPLRLQAADASEMVSQVLYGELFKVIEHRKKWSRIRLHLDGYEGWIDNKQYQEIDSIDYHKLIDDNFAFAKDPISIVTHSDETLSTLTIGAQVSSAAYFQDSVANQQSIDEEDIAKSNLINTALLFLNAPYLWGGKSPLGVDCSGFTQLVYRLNDFHLKRDASEQATQGEVLSFIEESEPGDLAFFDNADGDITHVGIIMQDNHIIHAHGKVRIDRLDQSGIYNAQLNTHTHKLRVIKKMI, via the coding sequence ATGAAATACGGCATTTGTCCCATTTCCCTTGCACCATTGCGTTTACAAGCTGCTGACGCTAGTGAGATGGTGTCGCAAGTACTTTACGGTGAGTTATTTAAAGTAATCGAACATCGCAAGAAGTGGTCTAGAATTAGACTACACCTAGATGGTTATGAAGGCTGGATCGACAACAAGCAATATCAAGAAATTGACTCTATAGATTACCATAAATTGATAGATGATAATTTTGCTTTCGCGAAAGATCCCATCTCAATAGTCACTCATAGCGATGAAACATTAAGCACCTTAACCATAGGTGCACAAGTAAGCAGTGCTGCTTATTTCCAAGATTCTGTGGCTAATCAGCAATCTATTGATGAAGAAGATATTGCCAAATCAAATTTGATCAACACCGCACTCTTATTTTTAAATGCTCCTTATTTATGGGGCGGCAAATCTCCATTGGGTGTAGATTGTAGTGGATTTACACAACTCGTCTATCGACTCAATGACTTTCATTTAAAGAGAGATGCAAGCGAGCAAGCAACTCAAGGAGAAGTTCTCAGTTTTATAGAAGAGTCAGAGCCTGGTGATCTTGCCTTTTTTGACAATGCCGATGGTGATATCACTCACGTAGGCATTATTATGCAAGACAATCATATCATACATGCCCATGGCAAGGTGCGCATTGATAGACTAGATCAATCTGGTATATATAATGCTCAACTTAACACACATACCCATAAACTAAGAGTCATTAAAAAGATGATATAA
- a CDS encoding tetratricopeptide repeat protein, with amino-acid sequence MKIKLTVLFLAVAAIGFAQKKELKKVEKAVGKGKIADARSLFNEIDESSVEEDYRLKYDYYDAVLKIGNTASIKADEKDLMAAIETLNEVESKGYDDDQLGVYKQAAVNAVFKKAQDKLAADDKAGALEIVNYLLTQSPDNDRMRFNAANLAYQVQDFDGAKANYLVLFDKSYTGVTESIVATDVASGQTTRFPSKKSADLAVLSGSYKDVRMEKTPSDAGSIVTNLIWLTRNTEDLDAAKALFTQAESKYGNDDSFKIAKADIYLTLDMQDEYEAAVKNLSKEITDPTVFKNLAVAAASKENWDQAIDYYKKSIAIEPNDFFTQNNLATAYINKGNLETTTVDEQTELYTNATVHLEKVLELKPDLDSAKGTLISLYNALGMTEKAEKLK; translated from the coding sequence ATGAAAATAAAATTAACAGTACTATTTCTAGCAGTAGCCGCCATAGGTTTTGCCCAGAAAAAGGAATTGAAAAAAGTTGAAAAGGCAGTTGGTAAAGGTAAAATAGCAGATGCTAGGTCTTTATTTAATGAGATAGATGAAAGCAGTGTTGAAGAAGATTACAGGCTCAAGTATGATTACTATGATGCTGTTCTCAAGATAGGTAACACAGCTAGTATCAAAGCCGATGAAAAGGATTTAATGGCTGCTATTGAAACACTTAACGAGGTTGAGTCAAAAGGCTATGATGATGATCAATTAGGTGTTTATAAGCAAGCAGCGGTCAATGCTGTATTCAAAAAGGCACAAGATAAACTAGCGGCAGACGATAAAGCAGGAGCGCTGGAAATCGTGAACTATCTTTTGACACAAAGTCCAGATAATGATAGAATGCGCTTTAACGCAGCAAATCTTGCATATCAGGTTCAAGATTTTGATGGCGCAAAGGCTAATTACTTAGTGCTTTTTGATAAGAGTTATACCGGCGTCACAGAATCAATTGTAGCAACAGATGTTGCATCTGGGCAGACGACCAGATTCCCAAGTAAAAAGTCGGCTGATCTTGCTGTACTTTCTGGTTCTTATAAGGATGTGAGAATGGAAAAAACTCCATCTGACGCTGGGTCTATCGTTACTAACCTGATATGGTTGACTAGAAATACGGAAGACCTGGATGCTGCCAAAGCGTTATTTACTCAAGCAGAATCTAAATACGGCAACGATGATTCTTTCAAGATCGCCAAAGCAGACATCTATCTAACACTAGACATGCAAGATGAGTACGAGGCTGCTGTAAAAAACTTGAGTAAAGAGATAACAGACCCAACGGTATTTAAGAATCTTGCTGTAGCAGCCGCTAGTAAGGAGAACTGGGATCAAGCGATTGATTACTATAAGAAAAGTATAGCAATTGAGCCAAATGATTTTTTCACCCAAAACAATCTAGCAACGGCTTATATCAACAAAGGTAATCTTGAAACTACCACAGTTGATGAACAGACTGAGCTTTACACAAATGCAACTGTTCACCTAGAAAAGGTACTAGAATTAAAGCCAGATTTAGATTCGGCAAAAGGAACTTTAATCAGTTTGTATAACGCTTTGGGAATGACTGAAAAAGCAGAGAAATTAAAGTAG